The following coding sequences are from one Candidatus Acidiferrales bacterium window:
- a CDS encoding VOC family protein gives MRNTTTAIAPWLEVRRGKRAIEFYKAAFGAIELHHVESPDGEIVSRMSIDGAEFWLSDESPENGNISPEGLKGCTVRIILTVADPDAVFNRALAAGASEVYPVNEEHGWRVGRVIDPFGHHWEIGRQIEH, from the coding sequence ATGCGAAATACTACAACGGCAATTGCTCCTTGGCTTGAAGTTCGCCGCGGCAAACGCGCGATTGAGTTCTACAAAGCCGCGTTTGGAGCTATCGAGCTACACCACGTGGAATCGCCGGATGGCGAAATCGTGTCCCGAATGTCCATTGACGGCGCGGAATTTTGGCTCAGCGACGAATCGCCGGAGAATGGCAACATCAGTCCGGAAGGCTTGAAGGGCTGCACCGTGCGAATCATACTGACTGTCGCGGACCCGGACGCGGTCTTCAATCGAGCGCTGGCCGCCGGCGCATCGGAAGTTTACCCGGTGAACGAAGAACATGGCTGGCGAGTGGGGCGCGTGATTGACCCCTTCGGGCACCATTGGGAAATTGGCCGCCAGATCGAGCACTAG
- the uppP gene encoding undecaprenyl-diphosphatase UppP, translated as MLHLYQAILLAIIQGLTEFLPVSSTAHLILFPWLAGWPDPGLAFDVALHVGTLFAVLLYFLRDWTELIAAGLGFHYPRGASYEYIEHQRKMFWYLVAGTIPAAIVGVLFQHRIEDRQGESWYILAIAGALIAVGLLMWYGEYAGRLDRPMERVNFVDAVIIGLSQACALFPGVSRSGATITTGLFRGLTREAAARFSFILSTPIIAGAAVVELPKLMKMHRAGTLLLPMSTIAISVAVSAIVGMIVIAFFLRYLQVRTLKIFIYYRILLGIVILLLVFLHMGHA; from the coding sequence TTGCTGCACCTCTATCAGGCGATCCTTCTGGCGATTATTCAAGGACTGACGGAATTTCTCCCTGTCAGTTCAACCGCGCACTTAATCCTGTTCCCGTGGCTCGCGGGGTGGCCCGATCCGGGCCTCGCGTTCGACGTCGCCTTGCACGTGGGCACGCTTTTCGCCGTGCTCCTTTACTTCCTTCGCGACTGGACGGAATTGATCGCCGCGGGCCTCGGGTTTCATTATCCGCGAGGCGCGAGCTACGAGTACATCGAACACCAGCGGAAAATGTTCTGGTATCTGGTCGCGGGAACAATCCCGGCGGCGATTGTGGGAGTGCTTTTTCAGCATCGGATTGAAGACCGGCAGGGAGAGTCCTGGTACATTTTGGCAATTGCTGGCGCGCTGATTGCCGTGGGTCTGCTGATGTGGTATGGCGAATATGCCGGGCGCCTCGACCGTCCGATGGAGCGCGTGAATTTCGTCGATGCCGTGATTATTGGCCTTTCGCAAGCGTGCGCGCTTTTCCCAGGCGTGTCTCGCTCCGGAGCGACAATCACGACGGGACTTTTCCGTGGGCTGACACGCGAGGCTGCGGCGCGATTCTCATTCATTCTCTCCACTCCCATCATTGCCGGCGCCGCTGTCGTGGAGCTTCCCAAACTAATGAAGATGCACCGCGCCGGGACGCTTCTTCTGCCGATGTCCACAATCGCAATCAGCGTGGCCGTTTCGGCGATTGTGGGCATGATTGTGATTGCTTTTTTCCTGCGTTATCTGCAAGTACGAACGCTGAAAATATTTATTTACTACCGGATTCTGCTCGGTATAGTTATCCTGTTGCTGGTGTTCCTCCACATGGGTCACGCGTGA
- a CDS encoding NAD(P)(+) transhydrogenase (Re/Si-specific) subunit beta, protein MSHILTAFPLQASYFIATLLLILGLKRMSSPRTARNGILWAGVGMLIAVAVTFVYIPGVSELIIPGNSGQRLVLIFFAVAVGAVPAWWTGRRVPLTEMPQMVAIYNGLGGGAAGAIAAVEMYSGRAYSGSLAFPIIAVIGALFGATAFGGSVVAFLKLQSWMGSPRIPGRHFINGILSLAALALTLASIHPDWVSGLNLSVDVLISIFLVVSLILGIFVTLPIGGADMPVVISTYNACIGLAVGFEGFVVQNPAMIIAGTIVGAAGSLLTVLMARAMNRSFLNVWFSGFGDVAATAAAGGEARTMNAMEVRDAAATMAYSENVIVVPGYGLAVAQAQHKLWELVQMLQAKGVKVKFAVHPVAGRMPGHMSVLLAEAGVPYDLIYDLEEINSDFANADVALVIGANDVVNPAARSDKSSPIYGMPILNADQARQVLVIKRGKGVGFSGIENELFFGPNTHMVFGDAQGVITQMIQALKEV, encoded by the coding sequence GTGAGCCACATTCTCACAGCCTTTCCCCTGCAAGCCAGCTACTTCATCGCCACGCTGCTCTTGATTCTGGGCCTCAAGCGCATGAGTTCGCCGCGCACGGCGCGCAACGGTATCTTGTGGGCCGGCGTCGGCATGCTGATCGCTGTGGCGGTCACGTTTGTCTATATCCCCGGAGTCTCGGAATTGATCATACCGGGGAATTCCGGGCAGCGCCTCGTGCTGATTTTTTTTGCGGTCGCTGTCGGAGCGGTTCCCGCGTGGTGGACCGGGCGGCGAGTACCGCTGACGGAAATGCCGCAGATGGTGGCCATTTACAACGGCCTTGGCGGCGGCGCGGCAGGGGCCATCGCTGCGGTGGAGATGTACAGCGGCCGCGCGTATAGCGGCTCGCTGGCGTTTCCGATTATCGCCGTCATCGGCGCGCTCTTTGGCGCGACAGCTTTCGGCGGCAGCGTGGTGGCCTTCCTGAAACTTCAGAGCTGGATGGGCAGCCCGCGAATTCCCGGGCGGCATTTCATCAACGGAATTCTTTCGCTCGCAGCGCTGGCGCTGACGCTGGCGAGCATTCATCCGGACTGGGTTTCAGGATTGAACCTTTCTGTCGATGTGCTTATTAGCATTTTCCTCGTCGTTTCGCTGATTCTTGGAATCTTTGTCACGCTGCCCATTGGCGGCGCGGATATGCCCGTGGTGATTTCGACGTACAACGCGTGCATTGGCCTTGCCGTGGGCTTCGAAGGTTTCGTGGTGCAGAATCCGGCGATGATTATCGCCGGCACGATTGTCGGCGCAGCAGGAAGTTTGCTGACCGTGCTGATGGCACGCGCGATGAATCGCTCGTTCCTGAACGTGTGGTTCAGCGGATTCGGCGACGTGGCAGCGACCGCGGCTGCGGGCGGCGAGGCGCGCACGATGAATGCGATGGAAGTGCGCGACGCAGCGGCAACGATGGCATATTCGGAAAACGTCATCGTCGTGCCGGGTTACGGGCTTGCCGTGGCGCAGGCGCAGCACAAATTGTGGGAACTCGTCCAGATGCTGCAGGCCAAGGGCGTCAAAGTGAAATTTGCCGTCCATCCCGTCGCCGGACGCATGCCCGGGCACATGAGCGTTCTGCTGGCCGAAGCGGGCGTGCCTTACGATCTGATTTACGATCTCGAAGAGATCAACAGCGATTTTGCGAACGCAGACGTGGCGCTCGTGATCGGCGCGAATGACGTTGTGAACCCCGCGGCGCGCAGCGACAAGAGCAGCCCAATTTACGGCATGCCGATCCTGAATGCCGACCAGGCCAGGCAAGTCCTGGTCATCAAGCGCGGCAAGGGTGTAGGATTTTCGGGAATCGAGAACGAATTATTTTTCGGCCCGAACACGCACATGGTCTTCGGCGATGCACAAGGCGTGATCACGCAGATGATTCAGGCGCTCAAGGAAGTCTGA
- a CDS encoding UBP-type zinc finger domain-containing protein, with protein MSETCAHTSEIRKVTPSGKGCKECLATGDSWVHLRLCLICGHVGCCDSSKNKHATKHFHATKHPIVQSFEPGEDWRWCYVDEMFLE; from the coding sequence ATGAGCGAGACTTGCGCACACACCAGCGAAATTCGGAAGGTCACGCCCAGCGGCAAGGGCTGCAAAGAGTGCCTCGCTACGGGCGATTCGTGGGTCCACCTGCGCTTGTGCCTGATCTGCGGGCATGTTGGCTGCTGCGACTCCTCCAAGAACAAGCATGCAACGAAGCATTTCCACGCGACAAAGCATCCGATCGTTCAATCGTTCGAGCCGGGCGAAGACTGGCGCTGGTGCTACGTGGACGAAATGTTTTTGGAGTAA
- a CDS encoding N-acetyltransferase, translating to MKFSVRDYQPKDFDTLYLVDRACYEPEIAYTREELRWYLHLPSADCLVAEARLSAKSLASQIAGFVIVASQRTHGHVITMDVVENFRRGGVGTSLLREAEARLVRRGVSEVWLETATNNDPAIAFWHKHGYRTCGRIRNYYPGGLGAFSMSKPLPNSAAEEN from the coding sequence ATGAAATTTTCAGTTCGCGACTACCAGCCAAAAGATTTCGACACGCTCTATCTGGTTGATCGTGCCTGCTACGAACCGGAAATCGCTTACACGCGCGAAGAGCTTCGCTGGTATCTCCATCTGCCTTCGGCAGACTGCCTGGTTGCCGAGGCACGGCTTTCCGCGAAGAGCCTGGCCAGTCAAATTGCCGGGTTTGTCATCGTGGCAAGCCAGAGGACTCACGGCCACGTCATCACAATGGATGTCGTCGAAAACTTTCGCCGCGGAGGAGTGGGAACCTCTCTGTTGCGCGAAGCCGAGGCCAGGCTCGTTCGGCGCGGGGTCAGCGAGGTATGGCTGGAAACGGCAACGAACAACGATCCCGCGATTGCCTTCTGGCACAAGCATGGCTATCGTACATGCGGCCGCATTCGCAATTATTATCCGGGCGGGCTCGGCGCGTTCTCGATGTCGAAGCCTCTACCCAATTCCGCGGCCGAGGAGAATTGA
- the ftcD gene encoding glutamate formimidoyltransferase, which produces MPRLIECVPNFSEGRDEAKIDALVAAMQSVEGVYVLDRESDADHNRCVITLAGEPEPVAEAALRGVGKALELIDLTKHSGAHPRLGATDVVPFIPVDGVTIEDCVTLAKKIGQEIWSRYKVPVYFYEAAAARPERANLENVRKGQFEGVREEVQKNPDRAPDIGEPRLHPTAGAVIVGARKFLIAYNINLNTPDVSIANKIAKAIRFSSGGLRYVKSMGVDLRARHVAQVSINMTDYEQTPLHRVFEMVRIEAARYGVSIIGSEIVGLIPKRAIEMTADFYLKFENFSAAQVFENRLAGALRGTPLETGPGKLAALARPFLDAVAEPTATPGGGSVSALAGALAASLAQMVAGLSRKKKSQAAYADRLSQAVAEMHAAAAELAEAIDRDARSYDAVLAAFKLPKETPEEERHRQEEIQKATRGAAQVPMNVARKSLEIFERLGQLEAISSASMLSDLRVARLMAAAGARGALANVSINLDSITDASFVAAMRKDIAEIESRLTASRMSA; this is translated from the coding sequence ATGCCACGACTGATTGAATGCGTGCCGAATTTTTCTGAAGGGCGCGACGAAGCCAAAATTGATGCGCTGGTTGCCGCGATGCAATCCGTCGAAGGCGTCTACGTCCTCGACCGCGAAAGCGACGCAGATCACAACCGCTGCGTCATTACCTTGGCCGGTGAGCCTGAGCCGGTTGCGGAAGCGGCGCTGCGCGGCGTGGGCAAGGCGCTCGAACTTATCGACCTGACCAAACACTCAGGCGCACATCCGCGGCTTGGCGCGACGGACGTTGTGCCGTTTATCCCCGTTGACGGCGTGACTATCGAAGATTGCGTTACGCTCGCGAAAAAAATTGGGCAGGAAATCTGGAGCCGCTACAAGGTCCCGGTCTATTTTTACGAAGCTGCCGCCGCGCGGCCCGAACGCGCCAATCTTGAAAATGTCCGCAAAGGACAATTCGAAGGCGTGCGTGAGGAGGTGCAGAAAAATCCCGACCGCGCGCCGGACATTGGCGAACCGCGTTTGCATCCGACGGCTGGAGCCGTGATCGTCGGCGCGCGAAAATTCCTGATCGCCTACAACATCAATCTGAATACGCCGGATGTTTCCATCGCCAACAAGATTGCGAAGGCCATTCGCTTTTCGAGCGGCGGCCTGCGCTACGTGAAATCCATGGGCGTGGACCTGCGCGCGCGGCATGTGGCGCAGGTGTCCATCAACATGACCGACTACGAGCAAACGCCATTGCATCGCGTCTTCGAAATGGTGCGCATCGAAGCGGCGCGCTACGGTGTCTCTATTATTGGGAGCGAAATTGTCGGCCTGATTCCCAAACGCGCGATTGAGATGACTGCGGATTTCTATTTGAAGTTCGAAAACTTTTCGGCGGCACAGGTTTTCGAAAACCGGCTGGCTGGGGCGCTGCGAGGAACGCCGCTCGAAACCGGCCCGGGGAAATTGGCTGCGCTGGCGCGGCCGTTTCTCGATGCCGTCGCCGAACCGACGGCGACGCCGGGAGGAGGCTCGGTCTCCGCGCTTGCGGGTGCGCTGGCCGCGAGCCTCGCGCAAATGGTCGCGGGACTCTCGCGCAAGAAAAAATCGCAGGCGGCATACGCGGATCGGCTCAGCCAGGCGGTCGCCGAGATGCACGCAGCCGCCGCGGAACTCGCAGAAGCCATCGACCGCGATGCGCGGTCGTATGACGCGGTTCTTGCCGCATTCAAGCTTCCCAAGGAAACGCCCGAAGAGGAGCGCCACCGGCAGGAAGAAATTCAGAAGGCGACGCGCGGCGCGGCGCAGGTTCCGATGAATGTCGCTCGTAAATCTTTGGAAATTTTCGAACGGCTCGGGCAACTGGAAGCCATTTCCAGCGCTTCTATGCTTTCAGACCTTCGCGTAGCACGATTGATGGCCGCGGCTGGAGCGCGCGGCGCGCTTGCGAATGTGTCAATTAACCTGGATTCGATCACCGACGCATCATTCGTGGCCGCAATGCGCAAGGACATAGCGGAGATTGAATCGCGGCTGACGGCGAGCCGGATGAGCGCGTAA
- a CDS encoding NAD(P) transhydrogenase subunit alpha produces the protein MTGFVALYIFLIAAIAGYEIVARVPVILHTPLMSGSNFVHGIVLVGAMLALAEARGPLEVFVGFVGVVMATGNAVGGYVSTERMLEMFHSKKEKA, from the coding sequence ATGACCGGATTCGTAGCGCTCTATATTTTCTTGATTGCGGCTATCGCGGGATATGAAATCGTCGCCCGCGTACCTGTGATTCTGCATACGCCGTTGATGTCCGGTTCGAACTTCGTCCACGGAATCGTCCTCGTCGGCGCGATGCTGGCGCTGGCGGAAGCGCGCGGGCCGCTCGAAGTATTTGTGGGTTTTGTGGGCGTGGTGATGGCTACGGGCAACGCCGTCGGCGGTTATGTTTCCACCGAGCGCATGCTCGAGATGTTCCACAGCAAGAAGGAGAAAGCATAG
- a CDS encoding DNA translocase FtsK — protein sequence MRIFEPTENRRVNELIGFVGITLAALLALSLLSYSPQDASFNVSAVPPVSGPSHNWIGPAGAYTADLFFQALGYAAFLFPVGIFLVALRWFRSKAIAAPIAKLIGCALFAFSLPAEFSLIGVPDVRGALPPGGMFGELLSHGLRAVFNSVGAHMVALACIFAGLFLTTHFTFEGTAKKMGGPLGAEGFIGRHIYALIDRFKDWREARESEKLRKRVEEIKIAGRPAVPTQVKSSKAALEEETEAEEAPASSRTAPVITFSERLDSAPARKSASEPKIAKGKTSFRLPSPALLHQAERSERMTESELKEYARAIEQKCAEFDVAGHITQINPGPVVTTFELKPEAGIKYSRITGLADDLCLALKAESILIERIPGKSTVGIEVPNPHRETIALREVIESQEFSHAGTKLALPLGKNLVGQIRAADLAQMPHLLIAGATGTGKSVFINSMIMGMLYKCTPDEMKLVLVDPKRIELGLYEDIPHLFTPVVTDPKVASNVLRNATREMERRLKLLAQRGVRNIEQYNRAFDKGQSLSLFDETEETEHKPLPYIVIVIDELADLMMVDTTNVEESITRLAQMARAVGIHLILATQRPSVDVITGLIKANFPARISFRVASKVDSRTILDTNGAESLLGRGDMLYLPAGSSRIHRIHGPLVTESEVAAVCEFWREQAKAIYNEELLKPPKDENASGNSDADAGGADDVDDDLYQEAVRVVCEMGRASTSTLQRRLRVGYGRAARLIDIMEKDGIVGPPDGSRPREVLKKKDWMREFDESMK from the coding sequence GTGCGCATATTCGAACCAACTGAAAATCGCCGCGTCAACGAATTGATCGGATTTGTCGGCATCACGCTTGCCGCCTTGCTGGCGTTGAGCCTGCTTTCCTATTCGCCGCAGGATGCGTCATTCAACGTTTCTGCCGTGCCGCCGGTCTCCGGCCCGTCGCATAACTGGATCGGGCCTGCCGGCGCGTACACTGCGGATTTGTTTTTCCAGGCGCTCGGCTACGCGGCATTTCTCTTCCCCGTAGGAATTTTTCTCGTTGCACTGCGCTGGTTTCGCAGCAAAGCGATTGCCGCGCCTATCGCCAAGCTGATCGGCTGCGCGCTATTCGCATTTTCGCTGCCGGCAGAATTCTCGCTGATCGGCGTGCCGGACGTTCGCGGCGCGCTGCCGCCGGGGGGAATGTTTGGCGAGCTGCTGTCTCATGGCCTGCGCGCCGTATTCAATTCCGTTGGCGCACACATGGTCGCGCTGGCCTGCATTTTTGCAGGGCTTTTCCTGACGACGCATTTCACGTTTGAAGGCACAGCAAAGAAAATGGGCGGGCCGCTCGGCGCCGAAGGATTCATCGGCCGCCACATTTACGCCCTCATCGACCGCTTCAAGGATTGGCGCGAAGCGCGCGAGTCGGAGAAGCTTCGTAAGCGCGTGGAAGAAATCAAGATTGCCGGACGCCCCGCCGTTCCCACGCAAGTGAAATCATCGAAAGCTGCGCTGGAGGAAGAGACGGAAGCGGAGGAAGCGCCCGCGTCCTCGCGCACTGCGCCTGTAATCACATTCAGCGAGCGACTGGATTCCGCGCCAGCGCGCAAATCCGCAAGCGAGCCGAAGATTGCAAAAGGCAAGACTTCGTTTCGCCTGCCTTCGCCAGCGCTGCTGCATCAGGCGGAGCGCAGCGAGCGCATGACGGAATCCGAGCTAAAAGAATACGCCCGCGCCATCGAACAGAAATGCGCGGAATTCGACGTCGCCGGTCACATTACGCAGATCAATCCCGGCCCGGTGGTCACGACGTTCGAGTTGAAGCCTGAGGCAGGAATCAAATACAGCCGCATCACTGGCCTCGCTGACGATCTTTGCCTGGCGCTGAAGGCAGAGTCAATTCTTATCGAGCGCATTCCGGGTAAATCCACGGTCGGCATCGAAGTTCCCAATCCGCATCGCGAGACCATCGCGCTGCGCGAAGTGATCGAGTCGCAGGAATTTTCGCATGCAGGCACGAAGCTGGCGCTGCCGCTCGGCAAGAACCTCGTCGGCCAGATTCGCGCGGCGGATCTGGCGCAGATGCCGCACTTGCTCATCGCCGGCGCCACGGGAACGGGCAAGAGCGTGTTCATCAATTCGATGATCATGGGCATGCTCTATAAATGCACGCCTGACGAAATGAAGCTCGTGCTCGTCGATCCCAAGCGCATCGAGCTTGGACTCTACGAAGACATCCCGCATTTGTTCACGCCCGTAGTCACGGATCCCAAAGTCGCGTCCAACGTCCTGCGCAACGCCACGCGCGAAATGGAGCGGCGGCTGAAGCTTCTCGCACAGCGCGGCGTCCGCAACATCGAGCAGTACAACCGCGCGTTCGACAAAGGCCAGTCGCTTTCGCTTTTCGACGAGACCGAAGAGACCGAGCACAAGCCGCTGCCCTACATCGTCATCGTCATCGACGAACTAGCTGATTTGATGATGGTAGATACAACCAACGTCGAGGAATCCATCACGCGCCTGGCACAAATGGCGCGCGCCGTCGGCATTCATTTGATTCTCGCCACGCAGCGGCCGTCGGTTGACGTCATCACCGGCCTCATCAAGGCGAATTTTCCGGCGCGCATTTCCTTCCGCGTCGCCAGCAAGGTGGACTCGCGCACGATTCTCGACACCAATGGCGCGGAATCTCTCCTTGGCCGCGGCGACATGCTTTATTTGCCTGCCGGTTCATCGCGCATCCATCGCATTCACGGGCCGCTGGTCACGGAGTCGGAAGTCGCCGCCGTCTGCGAATTCTGGCGCGAGCAGGCCAAGGCGATTTACAACGAAGAGTTGCTCAAGCCGCCGAAGGACGAGAACGCATCCGGCAATTCCGATGCGGATGCCGGTGGCGCGGACGATGTGGATGACGATCTCTATCAAGAGGCCGTGCGCGTCGTCTGCGAAATGGGCCGCGCTTCGACTTCCACGCTGCAGCGGCGACTGCGCGTCGGCTACGGCCGCGCCGCGCGTTTAATCGACATCATGGAGAAGGACGGCATCGTCGGCCCACCGGATGGCTCGCGCCCGCGCGAAGTCTTGAAGAAAAAAGACTGGATGCGCGAATTCGACGAATCGATGAAATAG
- a CDS encoding DUF5996 family protein, translated as MMPEAKSAEASAWPALPLKEWEPTRATLHMWVQMAGKVRIALSPRINHWWDATLYVNNSGLTTSLIPYGQRAFEIQFDFLRHVLEIRTCEGDSRTIKLAPKSVAQFYQEFMGALASLGFPVKIWPMPVEVPNPIRFDQDRTHASYDPEYTNRFWRTLVSVDSVFKEFRTRFIGKSSPAHLFFGSFDLAVTRFSGRRAPERPGADAVTREAYSHEVISAGFWPGNEGVIDAAFYAYAAPEPPGFAEAQLRPAAAFYNKQMSEFFLPYEDVRRNPDPRASLLDFLQTSYEAAADRAGWDRASLERQPNTNKESVA; from the coding sequence ATGATGCCTGAAGCCAAATCCGCGGAGGCAAGCGCCTGGCCGGCCCTGCCGCTGAAGGAATGGGAGCCGACACGCGCTACGCTGCACATGTGGGTGCAAATGGCCGGCAAAGTTCGCATCGCGCTTTCGCCGCGAATCAATCATTGGTGGGACGCCACACTTTACGTCAACAACAGCGGCCTGACGACTTCGCTGATTCCCTACGGCCAGCGCGCGTTTGAGATTCAATTCGATTTCCTGCGCCACGTTTTGGAAATTCGCACATGCGAAGGCGACTCGCGCACGATTAAGCTGGCTCCAAAATCCGTCGCGCAGTTCTATCAGGAATTCATGGGCGCGCTTGCTTCGCTCGGCTTTCCCGTAAAAATCTGGCCCATGCCGGTCGAAGTTCCCAATCCGATTCGCTTCGATCAGGACCGCACGCACGCGTCCTATGATCCCGAATACACCAATCGCTTCTGGCGCACGCTCGTCTCCGTGGATTCCGTGTTTAAGGAATTTCGCACGCGTTTCATCGGCAAATCGAGCCCCGCGCATCTTTTCTTCGGCAGTTTCGATTTGGCCGTGACGCGTTTTTCCGGCCGCCGCGCTCCCGAGCGCCCCGGCGCGGATGCCGTCACGCGCGAAGCCTACTCGCACGAAGTCATTAGCGCGGGATTTTGGCCGGGGAACGAAGGCGTGATCGATGCTGCGTTTTATGCTTATGCAGCGCCCGAACCGCCCGGCTTCGCCGAAGCGCAGCTTCGCCCTGCGGCGGCTTTCTACAACAAGCAGATGTCGGAATTTTTCCTGCCCTACGAAGATGTCCGCCGCAACCCCGACCCGCGCGCCAGTCTCCTCGATTTCCTGCAGACGTCCTATGAAGCAGCCGCAGATCGCGCCGGATGGGATCGCGCCTCCCTCGAGCGCCAGCCGAACACGAACAAAGAGTCGGTTGCATGA
- a CDS encoding Re/Si-specific NAD(P)(+) transhydrogenase subunit alpha, whose product MAIQIAVPRETRAGEKRVAMTPKVAERLTKLGATILMESGAGAASGIPDSEYERFATVVKDPAQLYAQADITLRVQAPDISQIRMMRENSILASFIYAQQHTEEVKLLCDRKITAFAMELVPRISRAQSLDALSSQAMVAGYKAALIAANHLARFFPMLTTAAGTIRPAKVLVIGAGVAGLQAMATARRLGAQVEGYDVRTSSKQEVESLGAKFVSANIRAEGDGGYARELTAEERKAQQEVLAQHVRQADVVICAANVPGRPAPKILLRPMVDAMKSGSLVVDLAADTGGNCELTQPGQEIHHGNVTILGVLQVASMLAEDASQMYATNLYNLLSLFLKGGNISFDWNDEVIARTVLTFAGEIKHEPTRELLQGAVKS is encoded by the coding sequence ATGGCCATTCAAATTGCGGTTCCCCGGGAAACGCGCGCGGGGGAAAAACGCGTCGCCATGACGCCGAAAGTCGCCGAACGCCTGACGAAACTGGGCGCGACGATCCTGATGGAATCCGGCGCGGGTGCGGCGAGCGGCATTCCCGATTCCGAATATGAGCGATTCGCGACCGTAGTGAAAGATCCGGCGCAGTTATACGCCCAAGCGGATATCACGCTGCGCGTGCAGGCGCCGGATATTTCGCAAATTCGCATGATGCGCGAGAATTCCATTCTCGCGAGCTTCATCTACGCTCAGCAGCACACCGAAGAAGTAAAGCTGCTATGCGATCGCAAGATCACGGCGTTTGCAATGGAGCTCGTGCCGAGAATTTCGCGGGCGCAGAGCCTCGACGCGCTGTCGTCGCAGGCGATGGTTGCCGGATACAAAGCCGCGCTAATTGCCGCGAACCATCTGGCGCGATTTTTCCCCATGCTGACGACCGCCGCAGGCACGATCCGGCCGGCGAAAGTGCTCGTGATTGGCGCGGGCGTCGCCGGCCTGCAGGCAATGGCCACGGCGCGGCGGCTGGGCGCGCAAGTGGAAGGCTACGACGTTCGAACGTCCAGCAAGCAAGAAGTGGAATCCCTCGGCGCGAAATTCGTCTCCGCGAATATCCGCGCGGAAGGCGATGGCGGCTATGCCCGCGAGTTGACCGCCGAGGAGCGCAAGGCGCAGCAGGAAGTTTTGGCGCAGCATGTGCGGCAGGCGGATGTGGTCATCTGTGCCGCGAACGTTCCTGGACGCCCAGCGCCGAAAATTTTGCTTAGGCCGATGGTTGACGCGATGAAGTCAGGCTCACTCGTCGTGGACCTGGCCGCGGATACGGGAGGGAACTGCGAACTCACGCAGCCCGGGCAGGAAATTCACCATGGCAATGTGACCATCCTCGGCGTCTTGCAGGTGGCCAGCATGCTCGCCGAAGACGCCAGCCAGATGTATGCGACGAATCTCTATAACCTCCTCAGCCTGTTTCTAAAAGGCGGAAACATTTCATTCGACTGGAATGACGAAGTGATCGCCAGGACCGTTCTTACGTTCGCGGGCGAAATCAAGCACGAACCCACGCGCGAACTTCTTCAAGGAGCAGTGAAATCATGA